In a genomic window of Niallia taxi:
- a CDS encoding ABC transporter ATP-binding protein produces the protein MKLEIKNVTKAYKQKIAVHNFSMEVQTGECLGLIGPNGAGKSTLINMVANIIESDTGQILLDGKRISSMRKEIGYLPQFPNFYNWMTATETLMFMGQLSGLKKEKLEREIPQLLTKVGLSKEGNTRVKTFSGGMKQRLGIAQSLLHKPAFIVMDEPVSALDPIGRREVLNIIQEIKKDTTILLSTHILQDAEEICERFVIIKEGQKIEDTTIVELLNRDSNNKINFEITAASLHWLNIIKELSYVKNVEVFGNKVKIEVEDIQSNKNMLLASALEHHVDIIRFAMENDSLEEIFLKLVV, from the coding sequence ATGAAATTAGAAATAAAGAATGTAACGAAAGCATATAAGCAAAAGATTGCCGTTCATAACTTTTCAATGGAAGTCCAAACGGGTGAATGTCTTGGTTTAATTGGACCAAATGGAGCAGGTAAGTCAACTTTAATTAACATGGTCGCAAATATTATTGAATCCGATACAGGACAGATTTTATTGGATGGAAAGAGAATATCATCCATGAGGAAAGAAATAGGCTATTTGCCACAATTCCCAAATTTCTATAACTGGATGACAGCAACGGAAACGCTTATGTTCATGGGACAGCTTTCAGGGTTGAAGAAAGAAAAGCTAGAGAGGGAAATTCCGCAGCTACTAACGAAAGTCGGCTTAAGTAAAGAGGGGAACACACGAGTTAAAACCTTCTCAGGTGGTATGAAGCAAAGACTAGGAATTGCGCAAAGCTTATTGCATAAACCGGCATTTATTGTAATGGATGAACCAGTCTCAGCATTAGATCCTATCGGCAGAAGAGAGGTATTGAACATCATTCAAGAAATAAAAAAAGACACCACGATTCTTTTGTCTACCCATATTTTGCAGGACGCAGAAGAAATTTGTGAAAGATTTGTCATTATTAAAGAAGGACAAAAAATCGAGGATACTACAATCGTCGAATTATTAAATAGAGATAGCAATAATAAAATTAATTTTGAGATTACTGCAGCTAGTTTACATTGGCTTAATATTATTAAAGAGCTCTCCTATGTTAAGAACGTCGAGGTCTTTGGTAATAAAGTGAAAATAGAAGTGGAAGATATACAATCGAATAAAAATATGTTATTAGCTAGTGCTCTAGAGCATCATGTAGATATTATAAGATTTGCCATGGAAAACGATAGTTTAGAAGAAATATTTTTGAAGCTGGTGGTGTGA
- a CDS encoding ABC transporter permease, translating into MTNFAVLTKKELVQMLRELKIVWFPLVFVFLGMSQPILNYYLPAIIKSLGGNQGIIIDPNMIAQKGGDVLAGTLGSQFDQLGVIIIIVSLMGAVQSDKANGMLAFIMTRPVRIAEYLSAKIFSNYLFVAASVAIGYLVSCLYVNFLFSNVNLVDMLLALFFYLVWVLFIVLFTTMISTLFNGQGIIALLSIGFLLLCRVIVGLSPAIDLINPAAMSKHAMEVLTMSTISSTLVWNLLLTMLLSILVILVSHKWISKKKYHHV; encoded by the coding sequence ATGACTAACTTTGCCGTGTTAACTAAAAAAGAATTAGTGCAAATGCTGCGTGAATTAAAAATTGTTTGGTTCCCACTTGTGTTTGTCTTTTTAGGAATGAGCCAGCCAATTTTGAACTATTATTTACCTGCTATTATAAAATCTTTAGGAGGAAATCAAGGCATAATCATTGATCCTAATATGATAGCTCAAAAAGGTGGAGATGTGTTAGCAGGTACGCTCGGCTCTCAATTTGATCAATTAGGGGTTATTATAATCATCGTATCATTAATGGGTGCAGTACAATCCGACAAAGCAAACGGCATGTTAGCATTTATCATGACAAGGCCAGTAAGGATAGCAGAATACCTTTCAGCTAAAATATTTTCTAATTATCTCTTTGTTGCAGCGAGTGTTGCAATAGGCTATCTGGTTTCCTGTTTATATGTGAACTTTTTATTTTCCAATGTTAATCTTGTTGATATGCTGTTAGCACTGTTTTTCTATTTAGTATGGGTACTTTTTATAGTTTTGTTCACAACAATGATTAGTACATTATTTAATGGTCAGGGTATAATCGCGTTACTATCCATTGGATTTTTATTACTATGCAGAGTTATTGTTGGATTAAGTCCTGCTATTGATTTGATTAATCCTGCTGCTATGAGCAAGCATGCTATGGAAGTGCTAACGATGAGTACAATCAGTTCTACTTTAGTTTGGAATCTTCTCCTAACAATGCTTTTAAGTATATTAGTAATACTGGTGTCACATAAATGGATCTCAAAGAAAAAATATCACCACGTATAA
- a CDS encoding nitrate/nitrite transporter, producing the protein MSKLRSVQLSLQTSSLITGFMVWVLISSLISFIKEDIPLTDGQTALVTAVPVILGSILRIPVGYYTNRFGARIIHSISFILLLLPVFLISKADSMADLIIGGLLIGIGGSVFSVGVTSIPKYYPKENHGFVNGIYGLGNAGTAISTFAAPVVAKSIGWAQTVQLYLILLLVFAALNIFLGDRKEQKVTVSLVNQIKGVYKNSTLWFICLFYFITFGAFVAFTVYLPNFLTTHFELDRVDAGLRTAGFIVLATLMRPTGGFLADKFNPYKILMFVFIGLALAGVLLSFSPSIELYSAGVLTIALAAGIGNGTIFKLVPMYFSKQAGIVNGIVSAMGGLGGFFPPLVLSFVFNATGQYSIGFMAISEFALVSFVIVVWMFYKDNLFIEKQIIHETKEAILITNKNGIIEDINASFTKLTGYAKEDVIGKNPSILQSGKHNPEFYQNMWESIYKSGYWEGKIYNKRKNGELYQQWITISAIKSKSGEVKKYVGMLNDISVNG; encoded by the coding sequence ATGAGTAAATTAAGAAGCGTACAATTATCTCTTCAAACATCAAGCTTAATAACTGGATTTATGGTATGGGTATTAATATCCTCACTTATTTCGTTTATTAAGGAGGATATTCCCCTTACAGACGGGCAGACTGCCTTAGTGACAGCTGTTCCGGTTATTCTGGGGTCCATATTGCGGATACCTGTTGGATACTATACAAACCGGTTTGGAGCAAGAATTATTCATAGTATCAGTTTTATCCTGCTTTTGCTGCCTGTCTTTTTAATAAGTAAAGCGGATTCAATGGCTGATTTAATTATCGGCGGGTTGCTTATCGGTATTGGCGGCTCCGTATTTTCCGTTGGGGTAACATCTATCCCGAAGTATTATCCAAAGGAAAACCATGGCTTTGTTAATGGTATTTACGGATTAGGTAATGCAGGTACTGCGATTAGTACATTTGCCGCACCAGTTGTGGCGAAATCGATTGGCTGGGCTCAAACTGTGCAGCTGTATTTAATTCTTCTGCTCGTATTTGCTGCCTTAAATATTTTCTTAGGCGACAGGAAAGAACAAAAGGTAACAGTTTCACTAGTAAACCAGATCAAGGGAGTATATAAAAACTCTACACTTTGGTTCATATGTTTATTTTATTTCATTACTTTTGGTGCCTTTGTTGCCTTTACTGTTTATCTACCAAACTTTCTTACTACTCATTTTGAATTAGACAGAGTGGACGCTGGTTTAAGAACAGCGGGCTTTATCGTATTAGCAACACTTATGCGTCCGACAGGCGGCTTTTTAGCAGACAAATTTAATCCATATAAAATATTGATGTTTGTATTTATTGGACTGGCGTTAGCAGGGGTTCTACTGTCATTCTCCCCTTCTATTGAGCTCTATTCAGCAGGTGTATTAACGATTGCATTAGCGGCAGGGATAGGAAATGGGACCATTTTCAAGCTTGTTCCAATGTACTTCTCCAAGCAAGCTGGAATCGTTAATGGAATCGTGTCGGCAATGGGCGGCTTAGGCGGGTTCTTTCCACCACTAGTACTCTCCTTTGTGTTTAATGCAACTGGTCAATACTCAATCGGTTTTATGGCCATTTCAGAGTTTGCATTAGTCAGCTTTGTGATTGTTGTATGGATGTTCTATAAGGACAATCTTTTTATTGAAAAACAAATTATTCATGAAACGAAAGAAGCCATATTAATTACCAACAAAAATGGTATTATCGAAGACATTAACGCTTCATTTACAAAATTAACAGGCTATGCAAAGGAAGATGTGATTGGCAAAAATCCAAGCATTCTTCAATCAGGCAAACATAATCCCGAATTCTATCAAAATATGTGGGAGTCTATATACAAGAGCGGATATTGGGAAGGAAAAATTTATAACAAACGAAAAAACGGAGAGCTTTACCAGCAATGGATTACTATAAGTGCAATTAAGAGTAAATCTGGAGAAGTGAAGAAGTATGTGGGGATGTTAAATGATATAAGTGTAAATGGATAA